One segment of Salvelinus alpinus chromosome 1, SLU_Salpinus.1, whole genome shotgun sequence DNA contains the following:
- the atxn2l gene encoding ataxin-2-like protein isoform X1 yields the protein MSFRRQNQQPGSGGRKTSNGTAGPAGLHPHISGNNTNRAVPGRTRNTMKPPSQSSPVFEGVYNNTRMLHYLTAVVGSTCDVRVKSGNVYEGIFKTLSSRCELVVDAVHKRSEGGEADGDGGGGLPPSLPRIEEITDTMIFSPSDLVTMTCRDVDLNYAIRDAFTDTAISSSRVNGEHREKVLQRWDGGDSNGEGFDLETDTSNGWDASEMFKFNEETYGVTSTYDSSLSMYTVPLERGSSDGFRQREARAARLANEIEGSPQYRHRTNLENDDKSEEDKYSAVVRERDEGRERGSPGFQSSAGSREGKYIPLPQRAREMGVPPSSLRGGASGPIPNRTGVPGSSRPSQGSDRSSPLSVRGAYSPHQSQASPPAQPSSPTPSSSSSHPIPHSISHPQALADASRSSVNGVSSRTSPKAQRAVQTNRTLRNPSSQSSPAVSRSPKLDDPVLAGPAYLDTSSSSIASATPKSSGPTPLFTVDVNEILSSAAKERTEGPVSPQDGKSGKVPSVLQRTQLEELRKFGKEFRLQPSSSPSAGPTSSDPAQPSPSDSATTAESIPAPGHTPSQDPQTGEGSSFTPNPTTPTPSPAPNTTSQSSGQDRQAAGTPQPARTPGSEEGGERVEGVADQVKKSTLNPNAKEFVFKAPMTLVKPSPAPTPPRPTPLSPSVVLQPPPGQQAIYSTPYLSYLSPVQIQGHSVQPPQMYQYTMSTVQQGKYPRAKGQVVGPRPDHHGSSQPQMLQAAASAAGPPLVASPYPQAYLQYSQVIQGMPHYPGQPMYSMLQGGARMLTQAGHPQALGPPGPQYPGQTEGPPGPQPAMYAPQQFSHHSSSMHPPQPSSTPTGSQPPPQHTAPSPGHGQSGQGGPQPQSMYHSGPLPAPTPPNMPPGHSSPQASYPMQGYSLPTHQPMAQHYPGLGQLTQAHVAQGMSGPHHQGGHGPPQMMLHYAPPPQQGPGSAQQHGPPPQQGAHQHYYIQHPQAVQVQAHPTQQLSFHPPGN from the exons ATGTCTTTTCGTCGACAGAAC CAACAACCCGGTTCAGGCGGACGAAAAACCTCCAATGGAACGGCAGGGCCAGCCGGTTTGCACCCTCATATCAGCGGGAACAATACCAACAGAGCTGTGCCTGGAAG GACAAGAAATACAATGAAGCCGCCATCTCAGTCCTCTCCC GTATTTGAAGGTGTCTACAACAACACCAGGATGCTTCACTATCTCACAGCTGTAGTG GGCTCTACCTGTGACGTCCGAGTGAAGAGTGGAAATGTGTATGAAGGCATCTTCAAGACCCTCAGCTCAAGG TGTGAGCTGGTGGTCGACGCGGTCCACAAGcggagtgagggaggagaggcgGATGGAGACGGAGGGGGAGGCTTGCCCCCCTCTCTGCCCAGGATCGAGGAGATCACAGACACCATGATCTTCAGCCCCAGCGACCTGGTCACAATGACTTGCCGAGATGTGGATCTCAACTACGCCATCAGAg ATGCTTTCACAGATACAGCAATCAGCTCATCGCGGGTGAACGGGGAACACCGGGAGAAGGTGCTGCAGCGGTGGGACGGAGGCGACAGCAACGGAGAAGGCTTCGACCTGGAGACGGACACG TCTAATGGCTGGGATGCCAGCGAAATGTTCAAGTTTAACGAGGAGACATATGGCGTCACGTCCACCTACGATTCCAGCCTCTCCATGTACAC TGTTCCCCTGGAAAGGGGCAGCTCGGATGGCTTCCGGCAGCGGGAGGCACGTGCGGCCCGCCTAGCGAATGAGATCGAGGGAAGCCCCCAGTACCGTCACCGCACCAACCTGGAGAACGACGATAAGAGCGAGGAGGACAAGTACAGCGCCGTGGtccgagagagagatgaggggagggagaggggcagcCCTGGATTCCAGAGTAGTGCCGGGAGCAG ggaggGTAAATACATTCCTCTTCCCCAGAGGGCCAGGGAGATGGGTGTCCCCCCCAGCAGCCTGAGGGGCGGAGCCTCTGGTCCAATACCCAATCGAACAGGAGTCCCCGGCTCCTCTAGGCCCTCCCAGGGTTCTGATAGGAGCAGCCCGCTGTCCGTCAGGGGCGCCTATTCTCCCCACCAGTCCCAAGCCAGCCCCCCGGCCCAGCCCAGTAGCCctaccccctcctcttcctcctctcacccgatccctcactccatctctcacCCACAAGCTCTAGCCGATGCCTCACGCTCTTCTGTCAACGGAG TGTCATCCAGAACTTCTCCCAaagcccagagagctgtacagaccaatagaactctgcgCAACCCAAGTTCCCAGTCCTCAcctgcag TCTCTCGCTCTCCAAAACTAGATGACCCTGTTCTGGCTGGCCCTGCCTACCTGGACACTTCCTCCTCCTCGATCGCCTCGGCAACACCCAAGTCCTCTGGCCCCACCCCTCTGTTCACTGTggatg tGAATGAGATCCTGAGCTCAGCGGCTAAGGAGAGGACAGAAGGCCCAGTCAGCCCTCAGGACGGCAAGAGCGGCAAAG ttcCCTCAGTCCTGCAGAGAACACAGTTGGAGGAGCTCCGGAAATTTGGTAAAGAGTTCAGG CTCCAGCCCAGCTCCTCCCCTTCTGCTGGCCCCACTTCCTCAGATCCCGCCCAGCCCTCCCCATCAGACTCCGCCACCACAGCCGAGTCTATACCCGCCCCTGGCCACACCCCCTCCCAGGACCCCCAGACTGGAGAGGGGTCCTCCTTCACCCCGAACCCCACTACCCctaccccctctccagcccccaaCACCACCTCTCAGTCATCAGGTCAAGACAGACAGGCTGCGGGGACACCCCAGCCAGCCAGGACCCCTGGCAGCGAGGAGGGCGGCGAGCGAGTGGAGGGCGTGGCTGA CCAGGTGAAGAAGTCGACGCTGAACCCCAACGCCAAAGAGTTCGTCTTCAAGGCACCCATGACCCtg gtGAAGCCGTCCCCAGCCCCCACCCCCCCACGGCCCACTCCTCTCAGCCCCTCCGTGGTGCTCCAGCCCCCCCCGGGACAACAGGCCATCTACAGCACCCCCTACCTGTCCTACCTCTCCCCCGTACAGATACAGGGACACTCTGTACAG CCTCCCCAGATGTATCAGTACACCATGTCCACAGTCCAGCAGGGGAAGTATCCCAGAGCTAaag GCCAGGTGGTAGGCCCTCGTCCGGACCACCACGGCTCTTCTCAGCCCCAGATGCTCCAGGCTGCAGCGTCTGCAGCAGGCCCTCCCCTGGTGGCCTCCCCCTACCCCCAGGCCTACCTGCAGTACAGTCAGGTCATCCAGGGCATGCCCCACTACCCCGGACAG CCGATGTACTCCATGCTGCAGGGTGGGGCCAGGATGTTGACGCAGGCGGGCCACCCCCAGGCTCTGGGCCCCCCAGGCCCTCAGTACCCTGGACAGACAGAGGGGCCCCCGGGACCACAACCGGCCATGTATG CTCCCCAGCAGTTCTCCCACCATTCTAGCTCCATGCACCCTCCGCAGCCCTCCAGCACACCTACTGGGAGCCAGCCCCCTCCCCAGCACACTGCCCCCAGCCCTGGGCACGGACAG TCGGGCCAGGGAGGCCCCCAGCCCCAGTCCATGTACCACTCTGGGCCCCTGCCAGCACCCACACCTCCTAACATGCCCCCTGGCCACAGCTCTCCCCAGGCCTCTTACCCCATGCAGGGCTACAGCCTGCCCACCCACCAGCCCATGGCCCAACACTACCCCGGCCTGGGACAGCTCACACAG GCCCATGTTGCCCAAGGTATGTCTGGCCCCCACCACCAAGGAGGCCACGGCCCGCCCCAGATGATGCTGCACTACGCCCCGCCGCCACAGCAAGGCCCAGGCTCCGCCCAGCAGCACGGCCCTCCCCCCCAGCAGGGGGCGCACCAACACTACTACATCCAACACCCACAAG CTGTACAGGTGCAGGCTCACCCCACCCAGCAGCTCTCCTTCCACCCCCCTGGAAACTGA
- the atxn2l gene encoding ataxin-2-like protein isoform X2: MHMTKKTRNTMKPPSQSSPVFEGVYNNTRMLHYLTAVVGSTCDVRVKSGNVYEGIFKTLSSRCELVVDAVHKRSEGGEADGDGGGGLPPSLPRIEEITDTMIFSPSDLVTMTCRDVDLNYAIRDAFTDTAISSSRVNGEHREKVLQRWDGGDSNGEGFDLETDTSNGWDASEMFKFNEETYGVTSTYDSSLSMYTVPLERGSSDGFRQREARAARLANEIEGSPQYRHRTNLENDDKSEEDKYSAVVRERDEGRERGSPGFQSSAGSREGKYIPLPQRAREMGVPPSSLRGGASGPIPNRTGVPGSSRPSQGSDRSSPLSVRGAYSPHQSQASPPAQPSSPTPSSSSSHPIPHSISHPQALADASRSSVNGVSSRTSPKAQRAVQTNRTLRNPSSQSSPAVSRSPKLDDPVLAGPAYLDTSSSSIASATPKSSGPTPLFTVDVNEILSSAAKERTEGPVSPQDGKSGKVPSVLQRTQLEELRKFGKEFRLQPSSSPSAGPTSSDPAQPSPSDSATTAESIPAPGHTPSQDPQTGEGSSFTPNPTTPTPSPAPNTTSQSSGQDRQAAGTPQPARTPGSEEGGERVEGVADQVKKSTLNPNAKEFVFKAPMTLVKPSPAPTPPRPTPLSPSVVLQPPPGQQAIYSTPYLSYLSPVQIQGHSVQPPQMYQYTMSTVQQGKYPRAKGQVVGPRPDHHGSSQPQMLQAAASAAGPPLVASPYPQAYLQYSQVIQGMPHYPGQPMYSMLQGGARMLTQAGHPQALGPPGPQYPGQTEGPPGPQPAMYAPQQFSHHSSSMHPPQPSSTPTGSQPPPQHTAPSPGHGQSGQGGPQPQSMYHSGPLPAPTPPNMPPGHSSPQASYPMQGYSLPTHQPMAQHYPGLGQLTQAHVAQGMSGPHHQGGHGPPQMMLHYAPPPQQGPGSAQQHGPPPQQGAHQHYYIQHPQAVQVQAHPTQQLSFHPPGN, from the exons ATGCACATGACTAAAAA GACAAGAAATACAATGAAGCCGCCATCTCAGTCCTCTCCC GTATTTGAAGGTGTCTACAACAACACCAGGATGCTTCACTATCTCACAGCTGTAGTG GGCTCTACCTGTGACGTCCGAGTGAAGAGTGGAAATGTGTATGAAGGCATCTTCAAGACCCTCAGCTCAAGG TGTGAGCTGGTGGTCGACGCGGTCCACAAGcggagtgagggaggagaggcgGATGGAGACGGAGGGGGAGGCTTGCCCCCCTCTCTGCCCAGGATCGAGGAGATCACAGACACCATGATCTTCAGCCCCAGCGACCTGGTCACAATGACTTGCCGAGATGTGGATCTCAACTACGCCATCAGAg ATGCTTTCACAGATACAGCAATCAGCTCATCGCGGGTGAACGGGGAACACCGGGAGAAGGTGCTGCAGCGGTGGGACGGAGGCGACAGCAACGGAGAAGGCTTCGACCTGGAGACGGACACG TCTAATGGCTGGGATGCCAGCGAAATGTTCAAGTTTAACGAGGAGACATATGGCGTCACGTCCACCTACGATTCCAGCCTCTCCATGTACAC TGTTCCCCTGGAAAGGGGCAGCTCGGATGGCTTCCGGCAGCGGGAGGCACGTGCGGCCCGCCTAGCGAATGAGATCGAGGGAAGCCCCCAGTACCGTCACCGCACCAACCTGGAGAACGACGATAAGAGCGAGGAGGACAAGTACAGCGCCGTGGtccgagagagagatgaggggagggagaggggcagcCCTGGATTCCAGAGTAGTGCCGGGAGCAG ggaggGTAAATACATTCCTCTTCCCCAGAGGGCCAGGGAGATGGGTGTCCCCCCCAGCAGCCTGAGGGGCGGAGCCTCTGGTCCAATACCCAATCGAACAGGAGTCCCCGGCTCCTCTAGGCCCTCCCAGGGTTCTGATAGGAGCAGCCCGCTGTCCGTCAGGGGCGCCTATTCTCCCCACCAGTCCCAAGCCAGCCCCCCGGCCCAGCCCAGTAGCCctaccccctcctcttcctcctctcacccgatccctcactccatctctcacCCACAAGCTCTAGCCGATGCCTCACGCTCTTCTGTCAACGGAG TGTCATCCAGAACTTCTCCCAaagcccagagagctgtacagaccaatagaactctgcgCAACCCAAGTTCCCAGTCCTCAcctgcag TCTCTCGCTCTCCAAAACTAGATGACCCTGTTCTGGCTGGCCCTGCCTACCTGGACACTTCCTCCTCCTCGATCGCCTCGGCAACACCCAAGTCCTCTGGCCCCACCCCTCTGTTCACTGTggatg tGAATGAGATCCTGAGCTCAGCGGCTAAGGAGAGGACAGAAGGCCCAGTCAGCCCTCAGGACGGCAAGAGCGGCAAAG ttcCCTCAGTCCTGCAGAGAACACAGTTGGAGGAGCTCCGGAAATTTGGTAAAGAGTTCAGG CTCCAGCCCAGCTCCTCCCCTTCTGCTGGCCCCACTTCCTCAGATCCCGCCCAGCCCTCCCCATCAGACTCCGCCACCACAGCCGAGTCTATACCCGCCCCTGGCCACACCCCCTCCCAGGACCCCCAGACTGGAGAGGGGTCCTCCTTCACCCCGAACCCCACTACCCctaccccctctccagcccccaaCACCACCTCTCAGTCATCAGGTCAAGACAGACAGGCTGCGGGGACACCCCAGCCAGCCAGGACCCCTGGCAGCGAGGAGGGCGGCGAGCGAGTGGAGGGCGTGGCTGA CCAGGTGAAGAAGTCGACGCTGAACCCCAACGCCAAAGAGTTCGTCTTCAAGGCACCCATGACCCtg gtGAAGCCGTCCCCAGCCCCCACCCCCCCACGGCCCACTCCTCTCAGCCCCTCCGTGGTGCTCCAGCCCCCCCCGGGACAACAGGCCATCTACAGCACCCCCTACCTGTCCTACCTCTCCCCCGTACAGATACAGGGACACTCTGTACAG CCTCCCCAGATGTATCAGTACACCATGTCCACAGTCCAGCAGGGGAAGTATCCCAGAGCTAaag GCCAGGTGGTAGGCCCTCGTCCGGACCACCACGGCTCTTCTCAGCCCCAGATGCTCCAGGCTGCAGCGTCTGCAGCAGGCCCTCCCCTGGTGGCCTCCCCCTACCCCCAGGCCTACCTGCAGTACAGTCAGGTCATCCAGGGCATGCCCCACTACCCCGGACAG CCGATGTACTCCATGCTGCAGGGTGGGGCCAGGATGTTGACGCAGGCGGGCCACCCCCAGGCTCTGGGCCCCCCAGGCCCTCAGTACCCTGGACAGACAGAGGGGCCCCCGGGACCACAACCGGCCATGTATG CTCCCCAGCAGTTCTCCCACCATTCTAGCTCCATGCACCCTCCGCAGCCCTCCAGCACACCTACTGGGAGCCAGCCCCCTCCCCAGCACACTGCCCCCAGCCCTGGGCACGGACAG TCGGGCCAGGGAGGCCCCCAGCCCCAGTCCATGTACCACTCTGGGCCCCTGCCAGCACCCACACCTCCTAACATGCCCCCTGGCCACAGCTCTCCCCAGGCCTCTTACCCCATGCAGGGCTACAGCCTGCCCACCCACCAGCCCATGGCCCAACACTACCCCGGCCTGGGACAGCTCACACAG GCCCATGTTGCCCAAGGTATGTCTGGCCCCCACCACCAAGGAGGCCACGGCCCGCCCCAGATGATGCTGCACTACGCCCCGCCGCCACAGCAAGGCCCAGGCTCCGCCCAGCAGCACGGCCCTCCCCCCCAGCAGGGGGCGCACCAACACTACTACATCCAACACCCACAAG CTGTACAGGTGCAGGCTCACCCCACCCAGCAGCTCTCCTTCCACCCCCCTGGAAACTGA